From Toxorhynchites rutilus septentrionalis strain SRP chromosome 2, ASM2978413v1, whole genome shotgun sequence, a single genomic window includes:
- the LOC129766465 gene encoding uncharacterized protein LOC129766465 has product MPPMIPAAKKAPSLKLLIARLNDVQASFNDIRRFVEDYEETSTVTDVDIRLEKIDELWEKFCDNLVEIRAHEDYLADEESYDKERQEFSDRYYRAKSFLVDKSKRLQGPLVPEQSVRTNESVGFGADRVRLPQISLPSFNGDIDEWLSFRDLFTSLIHYKTELPAVEKFHYFKGCLQGEPKSLIDPLKITTANYQIAWEMMLKRFDNSKQLQKRQVQALFHLPTLTRESVSELHTLLEGFERVVKNLDQVVEPEDYKDLLLVHILTARLDPVTRRGWEEFSSTKEQDTLSDLTDFIPQRVQVLESLPSKSVDSRGPQQFSKLRPASTKASYSSVQGTEARCVACIGDHPLYQCPVFQRQEVAERDALLRTHSLCRNCFRVGHQAKDCKSRFSCRTCKGRHHTLVCFKIDREGSTKVTVVARGNHQQHSKETKSSASSSTQTEKVSTKAVCSAQQYSSQVLLATAVVILVDDSGQRFPARALLDSGSESNFVSERLSQRMNVNRERVDISVLGIGQAATQVKHRIRAMVQSRVSEYCRDMDFLVLSKVTVNLPTLTVNTKGWSIPKGIELADPAFFQSKGMDIVLGIEAFFEFFGTGGKISLGERLPALNESVFGWVVCGGLSVPSQSIQVNCNISASGSLESLIARFWECEEIGSTNHYSPEEVQCEEHFKRTVKREMDGRYTVALPKDVGVLSRLGKSEEIALRRLQGTERRLSRDSNLRDQYLAFMQEYLRVGHMRKVEKVSGEVQRCYLPHHPVVKEASTTTKLRVVFDASCKTSTGVSLNDGLLVGPVIQEDLRSIIIRCRTKQIMLVADVEKMFRQINLAMDEGSRFPLAARAVCEDVYMDDIITGTDEAMSAIELRIQLDNMMNSGGFHLQKWASNHPMVLEGIAEDSLAIRGVEGINLDPDPSVKTLGLTWMTNTDTFRFQFNIPILDTSTGLSKRKILSVIATLFDPLGLLGAVITRAKIIMQLLWMLKDENDENLNWDHPVPSTVGETWRCYHRQLSLLNEIRIERCVIIPDAILVEIHCFLDASEKAYGACVYIKSMDSSGTIRVRLLSSKSRIAPMKTQSIPRLELCGALLAVLLFEKIRDSTRVAAQSFFWTDSTCVLHWIAASPSTWNVFVANRVSKIQTISVGCQWRHVSGAENPADLISRGISPEDIIENKVWWHGPAWMEKGPDYWPTFPENSTVEEGEEEKRRSVVTNIASEMVEFNDWHYGDSFQEEEYARIFIPTMALISSELEINYENS; this is encoded by the exons ATGCCGCCAATGATACCCGCTGCCAAGAAGGCTCCTTCGCTGAAGCTGCTCATAGCGAGGTTGAACGATGTCCAGGCTTCCTTCAACGACATCAGGCGTTTCGTGGAGGACTATGAGGAAACGTCAACGGTTACGGATGTTGACATCCGTTTAGAGAAAATTGATGAACTGTGGGAGAAGTTTTGTGACAATTTAGTTGAGATTAGGGCACATGAGGATTATCTCGCGGATGAGGAATCATACGATAAAGAACGACAGGAGTTCAGTGATAGATATTATCGAGCCAAATCATTCCTCGTAGACAAATCCAAAAGGTTGCAGGGTCCATTGGTACCAGAGCAGTCCGTCCGAACAAACGAGTCAGTTGGTTTTGGTGCTGATCGTGTGCGTCTTCCTCAAATAAGTCTACCGTCGTTCAATGGGGATATAGATGAGTGGCTGAGTTTCCGTGACCTCTTCACTTCGCTCATCCATTATAAAACTGAGTTGCCAGCAGTGGAAAAGTTCCACTACTTCAAGGGATGTCTTCAGGGGGAACCGAAGAGCCTGATAGACCCGCTGAAAATTACGACGGCCAACTATCAGATCGCCTGGGAAATGATGTTGAAGCGGTTTGACAATAGTAAACAGTTGCAGAAGCGTCAAGTTCAAGCACTGTTTCATCTTCCAACATTGACTAGGGAATCGGTCAGCGAACTTCACACACTACTAGAGGGATTCGAGAGGGTCGTGAAAAATTTGGATCAAGTGGTAGAACCAGAGGACTACAAAGATCTATTGCTGGTTCATATACTCACAGCACGACTCGACCCAGTAACACGTAGGGGCTGGGAGGAATTCTCGTCGACTAAGGAACAAGACACGCTGTCTGATTTAACGGATTTCATTCCGCAGCGTGTTCAAGTACTCGAATCTCTTCCCAGTAAATCGGTGGATTCCAGAGGACCACAACAGTTTTCGAAACTAAGACCGGCGTCTACAAAGGCAAGTTACAGCAGCGTGCAAGGTACCGAAGCACGTTGTGTGGCATGTATAGGAGATCATCCGTTGTATCAGTGTCCAGTGTTTCAACGTCAAGAGGTAGCGGAAAGAGACGCATTATTGAGAACCCATTCGCTCTGCCGCAATTGCTTCAGGGTAGGACATCAGGCGAAGGATTGCAAATCAAGGTTTTCCTGTCGGACTTGCAAGGGTCGGCATCATACGTTGGTCTGCTTCAAGATCGATAGAGAAGGTTCCACGAAAGTTACGGTGGTCGCAAGGGGCAACCATCAGCAGCATAGCAAGGAAACAAAGTCATCGGCATCAAGTTCAACACAAACAGAAAAAGTGTCAACTAAAGCGGTTTGTTCTGCGCAGCAGTACTCATCCCAGGTGTTACTGGCTACGGCTGTTGTCATATTGGTGGATGATAGCGGTCAGAGGTTCCCCGCCCGAGCATTATTGGACTCAGGGTCCGAAAGTAATTTTGTTTCCGAACGGTTGAGTCAGCGGATGAATGTCAACCGAGAAAGGGTGGACATATCGGTCCTTGGAATAGGACAAGCAGCGACTCAAGTCAAACACCGAATTCGAGCGATGGTACAGTCACGAGTTTCTGAATACTGCCGAGACATGGATTTCCTAGTTTTGTCGAAAGTCACGGTGAATCTTCCGACCTTGACGGTGAATACAAAGGGGTGGTCGATTCCAAAGGGCATTGAACTGGCCGATCCTGCATTCTTCCAATCCAAGGGTATGGATATCGTTTTGGGTATAGAAGCTTTCTTCGAATTTTTTGGAACTGGTGGAAAGATTTCGTTGGGTGAGAGACTACCAGCATTGAATGAATCAGTCTTCGGCTGGGTAGTATGTGGAGGCTTGTCGGTACCAAGTCAATCCATTCAGGTCAACTGCAACATATCCGCTTCGGGAAGTTTGGAGTCCTTGATTGCTAGATTTTGGGAATGTGAAGAGATTGGATCAACAAATCATTATTCACCGGAGGAAGTTCAATGTGAGGAACATTTTAAGCGAACGGTAAAGCGTGAAATGGACGGTCGTTATACAGTGGCTTTGCCCAAGGACGTTGGCGTTCTGAGCAGACTAGGGAAATCCGAGGAAATCGCACTACGACGACTTCAGGGAACGGAAAGAAGATTATCACGCGATTCCAACTTACGGGATCAGTATTTGGCTTTCATGCAGGAATATCTGCGAGTCGGTCATATGCGTAAGGTTGAAAAAGTTTCTGGTGAGGTTCAACGGTGTTATTTGCCTCATCACCCGGTAGTCAAGGAAGCCAGTACTACCACAAAACTACGGGTGGTCTTCGATGCTTCGTGTAAAACCTCAACAGGAGTATCGTTGAATGATGGATTGCTGGTGGGGCCAGTGATCCAAGAAGACCTACGATCCATCATCATTCGGTGCCGTACGAAACAGATCATGCTCGTTGCCGATGTGGAAAAGATGTTCCGGCAAATCAAC CTAGCCATGGATGAAGGCAGTCGTTTTCCATTAGCAGCAAGGGCGGTGTGCGAGGATGTATACATGGACGACATCATCACCGGTACAGATGAAGCAATGTCAGCAATCGAGCTGAGGATTCAACTCGACAATATGATGAATTCCGGTGGCTTTCACCTCCAGAAGTGGGCGTCAAATCATCCGATGGTTTTGGAAGGAATCGCAGAAGATTCCTTAGCGATTCGTGGAGTGGAGGGTATCAACTTGGACCCAGATCCGTCAGTGAAGACACTTGGCCTAACATGGATGACGAACACCGACACTTTCAGGTTCCAGTTCAACATTCCGATACTGGACACCAGCACAGGACTTTCCAAGCGAAAAATTCTATCAGTCATTGCCACGCTTTTCGACCCTCTTGGTCTCTTGGGTGCTGTCATAACCAGAGCCAAGATTATAATGCAATTATTGTGGATGTTAAAGGATGAGAACGACGAAAATTTGAACTGGGATCACCCAGTCCCTTCGACGGTGGGTGAGACCTGGCGATGTTATCACCGACAACTATCGCTATTGAACGAAATACGCATTGAACGCTGCGTGATCATACCCGATGCGATCCTCGTCGAGATACATTGTTTCTTAGATGCGTCCGAGAAGGCATATGGAGCATGTGTCTACATAAAGAGCATGGATTCGAGTGGAACTATTAGGGTCAGATTACTGTCGTCCAAATCAAGGATAGCTCCGATGAAAACCCAATCCATCCCGAGATTAGAGCTTTGTGGGGCACTTCTTGCGGTTTTACTGTTCGAGAAGATTCGTGATTCGACGAGAGTAGCAGCGCAATCGTTTTTCTGGACGGATTCGACGTGTGTCCTTCATTGGATAGCAGCATCCCCATCCACTTGGAATGTTTTTGTCGCTAACAGGGTTTCGAAAATCCAAACGATATCCGTTGGCTGTCAGTGGAGACACGTGTCAGGAGCTGAGAATCCTGCGGACCTCATTTCCAGGGGTATATCTCCTGAGGACATCATTGAGAACAAGGTTTGGTGGCATGGACCAGCTTGGATGGAGAAGGGTCCCGATTATTGGCCAACATTTCCAGAGAATTCTACGGTTGAAGAAGGTGAGGAAGAGAAGCGTCGTTCAGTAGTAACCAACATTGCTTCTGAAATGGTGGAATTCAACGATTG GCATTACGGAGATTCATTTCAAGAAGAGGAATATGCACGGATATTTATTCCGACAATGGCACTAATTTCGTCGGAGCTCGAAATAAACTACGAGAATTCctga